A region from the Lolium perenne isolate Kyuss_39 chromosome 4, Kyuss_2.0, whole genome shotgun sequence genome encodes:
- the LOC127297494 gene encoding cyclin-H1-1 isoform X1 translates to MENASRIIVTTREEILFSKPTKHISRWDWAASTRRVTDPAQKFKAIGSALICFWGNRAGFDRPTRRSPRLRPRPRPSLLPAAALPPASLRLPSVRVVAVLVAAVPVAAHLCCRWHCLVLAVPLLPFQSTQRRHCLGCPLTAPTRSAPSSPSSSDSPRKARRPVQPRAIVQQCVLVRIRAGTACFDSARESGGGGSAKMSDFQTSTHRERWIFQPQNLVDKWTGVNRRSAETLAQYGTTRLKVDPVDGSISNPEPAPDHVVGSSGVKPLSCEEEQMMRRFYEQKIQEVCKAFKFPHKIQATAIIYFKRFYLQWSVMEHHPKHIMLTCVYSSCKVEENHVSAEELGKGINQDHQIILNNEMIVLKSLDFDLIVFAPYRSIEGFIDDMDDFCRAGNGAHQRLKDLYQTANSHVDRMMLTDAPLLYTPGQLALAALYKSNDALKVLDFERYLESVFSRQRLDCPVEQFVQIMNTINYLVDRLQILTQEDMKHADRKLRHCLDEHKKKEKKPKHKSKRTAGDARQ, encoded by the exons ATGGAGAATGCAAGCCGGATCATAGTCACCACAAGGGAGGAGATTTTGTTCAGCAAACCAACAAAACATATATCAAGATGGGACTGGGCCGCGTCGACCCGCCGGGTCACTGACCCGGCCCAAAAGTTCAAGGCCATTGGGTCGGCCTTGATATGTTTTTGGGGCAACAGAGCCGGCTTTGATCGACCCACCCGTCGCAGCCCCCGTCTCCGCCCCCGCCCCCGCCCATCTCTGCTGCCGGCGGCGGCGCTGCCTCCTGCGTCTCTCCGGCTGCCTTCCGTACGGGTCGTCGCCGTCCTGGTCGCTGCCGTCCCGGTCGCCGCCCATCTCTGCTGCCGGTGGCACTGCCTCGTGCTTGCTGTGCCGCTCCTGCCGTTCCAGTCGACCCAACGCCGTCATTGTCTCGGTTGCCCTCTGACTGCTCCAACTCGTTCTGCTCCCAGCTCGCCATCTTCCTCCGATTCTCCACG GAAGGCAAGGCGACCAGTCCAGCCAAGAGCAATTGTGCAGCAGTGTGTGCTGGTGCGAATTCGTGCAGGGACTGCTTGTTTCGATTCAGCTCGCGAGAGCGGCGGAGGTGGGAGTGCGAAGATGTCGGATTTCCAGACCTCCACGCACCGGGAGCGGTGGATCTTCCAGCCTCAAAACCTG GTAGATAAGTGGACGGGGGTGAACCGGCGTTCCGCGGAGACCCTCGCGCAG TATGGAACGACGCGCTTGAAGGTGGACCCTGTCGACGGGTCGATATCGAACCCCGAACCTGCGCCCGATCACG TTGTCGGGAGCTCGGGTGTGAAGCCTCTATCCTGCGAAGAGGAGCAAATGATGCGGAGATTTTACGAGCAGAAGATTCAGGAAGTGTGTAAAGCATTCAAGTTCCCCCACAAGATTCAG GCTACAGCAATAATATATTTCAAGAGATTCTATCTACAGTGGTCCGTAATGGAGCATCACCCAAAGCATATTAT GTTAACTTGTGTATATTCTTCTTGCAAAGTGGAAGAAAATCATGTTTCTGCTGAGGAACTTGGCAAAGGAATTAACCAGGACCACCAGATTATTTTAAATAACGAAATGATTGTTCTGAAA TCTTTAGATTTTGATCTGATCGTTTTTGCTCCATATCGATCTATCGAAGGGTTTATTGATGACATGGAT GATTTTTGTAGGGCAGGTAATGGTGCACACCAACGGTTGAAG GATTTGTATCAAACTGCGAATTCTCATGTTGACAGAATGATGTTGACCGACGCACCTCTTCTCTATACTCCTGGACAG TTGGCATTGGCTGCTCTGTACAAGTCCAATGACGCACTCAAGGTCCTCGATTTTGAAAG ATACCTGGAAAGTGTTTTTTCAAGGCAACGCCTTGATTGTCCAGTCGAACAATTTGTTCAGATAATGAATACGATTAATTACTTG GTTGACCGGCTTCAAATACTTACTCAA